Proteins encoded in a region of the Ruegeria sp. AD91A genome:
- a CDS encoding phosphate/phosphite/phosphonate ABC transporter substrate-binding protein: MLGMYDMPALQAANDRFWGLIRAQLESGPEHLTRDKDMWKVWRDPNLVLAQTCGMPFRTQLHGDVQLVGTPDYGLPGCPPGYYCSVFVARHDDARDLAGLSTGVFAYNEGLSQSGWAAPITHMSHANLSPAELLETGGHALSAQAVEDGKADFAALDILTWLMLQQHTNLGTKLRELARTSPTPTLPYITSMGRNPRVIAGAVRAAIDQLCDDDQRLLHIRGLIDIPAAHYLAVPTPPSPKDGRSTTAQIVD, encoded by the coding sequence CCCGCCCTACAAGCAGCCAATGACCGGTTCTGGGGATTGATTCGCGCCCAACTGGAATCAGGCCCCGAACACCTTACCCGCGACAAAGATATGTGGAAGGTCTGGCGAGACCCGAACCTGGTTCTGGCCCAAACCTGTGGCATGCCGTTCCGAACCCAATTGCATGGCGATGTCCAACTGGTTGGCACCCCGGATTATGGCCTGCCCGGGTGTCCCCCCGGATACTATTGCTCGGTCTTTGTGGCCCGGCATGACGACGCCCGGGATCTGGCGGGTCTGAGCACCGGCGTGTTCGCGTATAATGAAGGCTTGTCCCAATCCGGCTGGGCAGCCCCGATTACACACATGTCCCATGCAAACCTGAGCCCCGCCGAACTTTTGGAAACCGGTGGGCATGCACTGTCCGCCCAAGCCGTCGAAGACGGCAAAGCCGACTTTGCCGCGCTGGACATACTGACGTGGCTGATGCTGCAACAGCACACCAATCTGGGGACCAAACTGCGCGAACTGGCAAGGACGTCACCGACTCCGACCCTTCCCTACATCACATCGATGGGTCGGAATCCGCGGGTCATTGCAGGCGCTGTTCGGGCCGCAATTGACCAGCTTTGTGACGATGATCAACGATTGCTGCATATTCGCGGGTTGATCGACATTCCCGCAGCCCACTATCTTGCTGTTCCCACTCCGCCTTCCCCCAAAGATGGCAGATCAACGACTGCCCAAATTGTTGACTGA
- a CDS encoding ABC transporter ATP-binding protein: MTETDPVIEIKDLHKSFGNLEVLKGVDITAHRGDVVSLIGSSGSGKSTLLRCCNLLEDSQQGEILFKGEPVKWTGQSHGRRPADPKQVLRIRTNLSMVFQQFNLWAHLTILQNVMEAPVTVLGRDKAEVEDSARKYLEKVGIGDKCDVYPAQLSGGQQQRAAIARGLCMEPEALLFDEPTSALDPELEQEVIKVIKDLAAEGRTMIIVTHDMKMAADISSHVVFLHQGLIEEEGTPEDIFTSPESERLRGFLSATQAA; encoded by the coding sequence GTGACAGAAACTGATCCCGTCATCGAAATCAAAGACCTTCACAAAAGCTTCGGAAATCTAGAGGTGTTGAAGGGGGTGGATATCACGGCACATCGCGGTGACGTGGTTTCGCTGATCGGGTCGTCCGGCTCGGGGAAGTCGACACTTCTGCGGTGCTGCAACCTTCTGGAAGACAGCCAACAGGGCGAAATCCTTTTCAAGGGTGAGCCGGTCAAGTGGACCGGGCAAAGCCATGGGCGCCGCCCAGCAGATCCCAAGCAGGTTCTGCGTATCCGCACGAACCTGTCCATGGTGTTCCAGCAGTTCAACCTTTGGGCTCATTTAACCATTCTCCAAAATGTGATGGAAGCTCCGGTCACTGTTTTGGGGCGTGACAAGGCCGAGGTTGAAGACAGCGCCCGCAAATACCTTGAGAAAGTAGGCATCGGCGACAAATGCGATGTCTACCCCGCTCAGCTATCCGGCGGACAACAACAACGTGCCGCCATCGCCCGCGGCCTGTGCATGGAACCCGAGGCCCTGTTGTTCGATGAGCCCACATCGGCACTGGATCCCGAGCTGGAACAGGAAGTCATTAAGGTAATTAAGGACTTGGCCGCTGAAGGGCGCACCATGATCATCGTGACGCATGACATGAAAATGGCCGCCGACATCTCAAGCCACGTGGTGTTCCTGCACCAAGGCCTGATCGAAGAAGAAGGCACGCCGGAAGATATCTTTACGTCACCCGAATCCGAAAGGCTTCGGGGCTTTCTCTCCGCCACTCAGGCGGCTTAA
- a CDS encoding transporter substrate-binding domain-containing protein gives MKNLILSTAALALTAGIAMADTVRMGTEGAYPPYNFINDAGEIDGFEREVGDELCKRANLECEWVKNDWDSIIPNLVSGNYDTIIAGMSITDERDEVIDFTQNYFPPAASAYVGASDGVDVTTGVVAAQTATIQAGHVAESGATLVEFATPEETIAAVRNGEADAVFADKDFLVPIVEESAGELVFVGDDVPLGGGIGLGIRESDGELRGKFDEAITSMKADGSLNELITKWFGEGVPTYNADGSVVTN, from the coding sequence ATGAAAAACCTGATTCTGTCCACTGCCGCACTGGCACTGACCGCCGGTATCGCCATGGCCGACACGGTCCGCATGGGGACCGAGGGCGCCTACCCTCCGTACAACTTCATCAACGATGCCGGCGAAATCGACGGTTTCGAGCGTGAAGTCGGCGACGAACTGTGCAAGCGCGCGAACCTGGAATGCGAGTGGGTCAAGAACGACTGGGATTCGATCATTCCGAACCTGGTCTCGGGCAACTACGACACCATCATCGCGGGCATGTCGATCACCGACGAGCGTGACGAAGTCATCGACTTCACCCAGAACTATTTCCCGCCTGCGGCTTCGGCCTATGTCGGTGCATCGGACGGTGTTGATGTCACCACCGGCGTCGTTGCCGCACAGACTGCGACCATTCAGGCTGGCCACGTGGCTGAATCGGGCGCGACTCTGGTCGAGTTTGCAACTCCGGAAGAAACTATCGCTGCCGTCCGTAACGGCGAAGCCGATGCCGTGTTTGCCGACAAGGATTTCCTGGTGCCGATCGTAGAAGAATCCGCCGGAGAGCTGGTCTTCGTTGGCGATGACGTCCCGCTGGGCGGCGGCATCGGACTGGGCATCCGTGAATCGGATGGCGAACTGCGCGGTAAGTTCGACGAGGCGATCACTTCGATGAAAGCGGACGGGTCGTTGAACGAACTGATCACCAAGTGGTTCGGCGAAGGCGTTCCGACCTACAACGCTGACGGTTCGGTCGTTACAAACTAA
- a CDS encoding ABC transporter permease — MFSYCADPDTLGTFRWFSCYLTNGVHWSFYLSFLKVLGLLAVTAPVALAFGFMGAMAARSHFPPLSWLGNGYIAIVRGVPDIAFFLFFVIALDQAFEWTRHKILCPEWTDPIRQGNDFIVCQAAKLPLGTAPEWMHETYGFFLAVITFSIVFGAFAANVLFGGMRAVPHAQLETAEAYGMSRRQTFWRILVPQMWVYALPGLSNLWMVLIKATPLLFLLGIEDIVYWARELGGTKTSKFTQYPHGDWRMWYFLFLLVFYLGMTRVSELGLEKLMRRLSHGQATSGGELLRKETTA, encoded by the coding sequence ATGTTTTCCTATTGCGCTGACCCTGACACGCTCGGAACATTCCGTTGGTTCTCTTGCTACCTGACCAACGGTGTTCACTGGTCCTTCTACCTGTCATTCCTAAAGGTGCTGGGATTGCTGGCGGTGACCGCGCCGGTCGCGTTGGCGTTTGGCTTTATGGGCGCAATGGCCGCCCGATCACATTTCCCACCCCTGAGCTGGCTGGGTAATGGATATATTGCCATTGTGCGCGGTGTTCCGGATATCGCCTTCTTCCTGTTTTTCGTGATAGCCTTGGACCAGGCGTTCGAATGGACGCGGCATAAGATCCTGTGCCCTGAATGGACCGACCCCATCCGTCAGGGAAATGATTTTATCGTCTGTCAGGCGGCCAAGCTGCCATTGGGGACCGCACCGGAATGGATGCATGAAACCTATGGTTTTTTCCTGGCTGTTATTACTTTCTCAATCGTTTTCGGCGCGTTTGCCGCTAACGTTCTTTTTGGTGGAATGCGCGCGGTTCCCCACGCACAGCTTGAAACCGCCGAGGCCTATGGCATGTCCCGTCGCCAGACGTTCTGGCGCATCCTTGTGCCGCAGATGTGGGTCTACGCCCTGCCTGGCTTGTCGAACCTTTGGATGGTCCTTATCAAAGCCACACCGCTGCTGTTCCTGCTAGGTATTGAAGACATCGTCTATTGGGCCCGCGAGCTAGGTGGCACCAAGACCTCCAAATTTACACAGTATCCGCATGGCGACTGGCGCATGTGGTACTTCCTGTTCCTGCTTGTCTTCTACCTCGGCATGACACGTGTGTCTGAACTTGGGCTGGAGAAGCTGATGCGGAGGCTGTCCCACGGACAGGCCACATCAGGCGGCGAGCTTCTGCGCAAGGAGACCACGGCATGA